The sequence GATGGCCTCGTCGAAGATCGTCACGGCCTCGGCGTACTTGCGGGCCTTCATGAAGACGGTGCCCCGCTTGAAGCGCTCCTCCGCCTGGAGGATGGCCACCACGTCCACCTCCTCCTTGCCCGTGTCGCCCGACTTGACCTGCTCCAGGTAGTTCTGACGGCTCTTGTCGTCCGTGAGCGTCCGGTAGGCGTCGCCGATGTAGCCGAAGATCTCCGCCTTGAGCTTCTCCAACTCGGGAGGTGCGCCCGGCGGCAGCGTGTCCGGGTGGTACAGCTTGGCCAGCTTGAAGTAGGCCACCTTCACCGCGCCGGCATCCGCCTGCTGCGAGAGGCCGAGCCGCTCGAAGAGGTTCTGGCCCTTCAGCGTTGCGGCGGTCTGCCGGAGCGCGGGGAGCTCTTCCGCTCCGGGGCCCGTCGCGGCACCCGGGGCTGCGGCCGCGGCGGGAGCGCTGGGAGCGGGCACCGAGGGCTTGGTCACCGGGGCATTCGGAGCCACTGTGGCTGGAGCGGCGGGGGCTGGAGCGGCGGGTTTGCTGGGAGCCGCAGCGGCGGGAGCAGGAGCGGGTGCAGCGGGAGCCGGCCGGGGCGCAGCGGCGGGAGCAGGAGCGGGTGCAGCGGGAGCCGGCCGG comes from Hyalangium minutum and encodes:
- a CDS encoding DnaJ domain-containing protein, giving the protein MTKPSVPAPSAPAAAAAPGAATGPGAEELPALRQTAATLKGQNLFERLGLSQQADAGAVKVAYFKLAKLYHPDTLPPGAPPELEKLKAEIFGYIGDAYRTLTDDKSRQNYLEQVKSGDTGKEEVDVVAILQAEERFKRGTVFMKARKYAEAVTIFDEAIKLNAEEAEFHAWRAYARFCAAPDKKAFQAEAFRDLMAAIKKNERCVQAHYFLGVIAKTLGDNTGAQKHFKRTVELQPDHIDAQREIRIATQKK